Proteins encoded in a region of the Streptomyces sp. PCS3-D2 genome:
- a CDS encoding NAD-dependent epimerase/dehydratase family protein, giving the protein MPPVRLAIVGCGAAARGCHLPALPALKGDVQLTALIDRDPRQAEDALALYRELGGTDADRVVLATDPAGAADAFDAAVVVAPHTLHAPIVQALLAAGKHVLLEKPMTTSVEDAKALAATAAAEGAPVLAMAHPRRLFPAYAWVKRLIDGGELGDVVRVDWSEGHPYAHEPVSWSMFDRRLAGGGVLTDTASHVFDTLLWWLGPEVDVVRYEDNSLGGVETDSSTHLRFGTADVHCAFSRLRDLGISCKVTGTRATVTIGTDFPAGECTLITADGVELHRGDVDAVAPAQGEWELLFTEQLGNFAAAVRGTAAAHSTPQDGVRVVELIQECYGSPGHQRAAQPWTVRDGAAPAGPVLAGRTVAVTGASGFIGGRIVERLILGTEARVRPVVRGFGRAARLSVLPQDRLEFRQGDLLDPETLRAAFEGCDTVVHCAFGSAGDEAGRWAASVEGTAHVLAAARAAGVRRVVHLSTVDVYDPAVTGALTEDSPARPTDTTDREYEQQKLAAEQLVLDAHGDGLETVVLQPGVVYGPWGGQWTTAQLRRPAGDFAQLPAGPDGGVCNAVYVDDLADAVLLAADTAAAAGERFLVGHPEELHWGTFFDGIRALRGPLDTADGAAGEPVADWELELYRATARAGYDKARRILGHTARVPFAEGAALTGQWARWAGEAPEAGA; this is encoded by the coding sequence ATGCCTCCCGTACGCCTCGCCATCGTCGGGTGCGGCGCCGCCGCCCGCGGCTGCCACCTGCCCGCCCTGCCCGCGCTCAAGGGCGACGTACAGCTGACCGCGCTCATCGACCGCGACCCGCGCCAGGCCGAGGACGCCCTCGCCCTGTACCGGGAGCTCGGCGGCACCGACGCCGACCGGGTGGTGCTCGCGACCGACCCGGCCGGAGCCGCCGACGCCTTCGACGCGGCGGTCGTCGTGGCGCCGCACACCCTGCACGCGCCGATCGTCCAGGCGCTGCTGGCGGCCGGCAAGCACGTCCTGCTGGAGAAGCCGATGACCACCTCGGTGGAGGACGCGAAGGCGCTGGCCGCCACCGCAGCGGCCGAGGGCGCCCCGGTGCTCGCCATGGCCCACCCGCGTCGGCTGTTCCCGGCGTACGCCTGGGTCAAGCGGCTCATCGACGGCGGCGAGCTCGGCGACGTGGTGCGGGTCGACTGGTCGGAGGGCCACCCCTACGCCCACGAGCCGGTCTCCTGGTCGATGTTCGACCGGCGTCTCGCGGGCGGCGGCGTGCTCACCGACACCGCCTCGCACGTCTTCGACACCCTGCTGTGGTGGCTCGGTCCCGAGGTGGACGTGGTCCGCTACGAGGACAACTCCCTCGGCGGGGTGGAGACCGACTCCTCCACCCACCTGCGCTTCGGCACCGCCGACGTGCACTGCGCGTTCAGCCGCCTGCGCGACCTCGGCATCAGCTGCAAGGTCACCGGCACCCGGGCGACCGTGACCATCGGCACCGACTTCCCGGCCGGCGAGTGCACGCTGATCACCGCGGACGGGGTGGAGCTGCACCGGGGCGACGTGGACGCCGTCGCCCCCGCGCAGGGCGAGTGGGAGCTGCTCTTCACCGAACAGCTGGGCAACTTCGCCGCCGCGGTGCGCGGCACCGCCGCCGCCCACTCCACGCCGCAGGACGGCGTCCGCGTCGTCGAGCTGATCCAGGAGTGCTACGGCAGCCCCGGCCACCAGCGGGCCGCGCAGCCGTGGACCGTACGGGACGGCGCGGCCCCGGCGGGCCCCGTCCTGGCCGGCCGCACCGTGGCGGTGACCGGCGCGAGCGGGTTCATCGGGGGCCGGATCGTCGAACGGCTGATCCTCGGCACCGAGGCCCGGGTCCGGCCGGTGGTGCGCGGCTTCGGCCGGGCCGCTCGGCTGTCCGTCCTGCCGCAGGACAGGCTGGAGTTCCGCCAGGGCGACCTGCTGGACCCCGAGACGCTGCGCGCGGCCTTCGAGGGCTGCGACACCGTCGTGCACTGCGCCTTCGGCAGCGCCGGTGACGAGGCCGGCCGCTGGGCCGCCTCCGTGGAGGGCACCGCACACGTCCTGGCCGCGGCCCGCGCCGCCGGCGTCCGCCGCGTGGTGCACCTGAGCACCGTCGACGTCTACGACCCCGCCGTCACCGGCGCCCTCACCGAGGACTCGCCCGCCCGACCGACCGACACCACCGACCGCGAGTACGAGCAGCAGAAGCTCGCCGCCGAGCAGCTGGTCCTGGACGCGCACGGCGACGGCCTGGAGACGGTCGTCCTCCAGCCGGGCGTGGTGTACGGCCCCTGGGGCGGCCAGTGGACCACCGCCCAGCTCCGGCGTCCGGCGGGCGACTTCGCGCAGCTTCCGGCGGGCCCCGACGGCGGCGTGTGCAACGCCGTGTACGTGGACGACCTGGCCGACGCGGTGCTCCTGGCCGCGGACACCGCGGCCGCCGCGGGCGAGCGGTTCCTCGTGGGCCACCCCGAGGAACTGCATTGGGGCACCTTCTTCGACGGGATCCGTGCGCTGCGCGGCCCGCTGGACACTGCGGACGGGGCTGCCGGGGAGCCGGTCGCCGACTGGGAGTTGGAGCTGTACCGGGCGACGGCTCGCGCCGGCTACGACAAGGCCCGCCGGATCCTGGGCCACACGGCGCGCGTGCCGTTCGCCGAGGGTGCCGCGCTGACCGGGCAGTGGGCCCGCTGGGCCGGGGAAGCGCCGGAGGCCGGCGCATGA
- a CDS encoding PIG-L deacetylase family protein encodes MSGITDVLVVAPHPDDDVIGCGGSIAKHVRDGARVTVVIVIGRERSALDDAVSDAEFAAETENAAKALGVHRCVRFEEPSRDFVLSRRVHMDLVRVMREVRPQVVYLPHDNDDDVEHRMVHQLTTEALWMAQSDFFQETGGRAMPAPRLVLGYEVWAPMARFQYAEDIDGQIETKVEAMRAYVSQLRHAAWDEGIRGLARYRGAVSAGSGHAEVFQVLSLGAPPAGPVAGGGHD; translated from the coding sequence ATGAGCGGCATCACCGACGTCCTGGTGGTGGCGCCGCACCCCGACGACGACGTCATCGGCTGCGGCGGCTCCATCGCCAAGCACGTGCGCGACGGGGCCCGGGTGACGGTGGTCATCGTCATCGGCCGCGAGCGCAGCGCCCTCGACGACGCGGTCAGCGACGCCGAGTTCGCCGCCGAGACCGAGAACGCCGCGAAGGCCCTGGGGGTGCACCGCTGCGTGCGCTTCGAGGAGCCCTCGCGGGACTTCGTCCTCTCCCGCCGGGTGCACATGGACCTGGTCCGGGTCATGCGCGAGGTGCGGCCCCAGGTGGTGTACCTGCCGCACGACAACGACGACGACGTCGAGCACCGCATGGTGCACCAGCTGACCACCGAGGCGCTGTGGATGGCGCAGTCGGACTTCTTCCAGGAGACGGGCGGCAGGGCGATGCCGGCCCCCCGGCTGGTGCTCGGCTACGAGGTGTGGGCGCCGATGGCGCGCTTCCAGTACGCCGAGGACATCGACGGGCAGATCGAGACCAAGGTCGAGGCGATGCGAGCGTACGTCTCCCAGCTGCGGCACGCCGCGTGGGACGAGGGCATCCGCGGTCTGGCCCGCTACCGGGGCGCGGTCTCGGCCGGTTCCGGGCACGCGGAGGTGTTCCAGGTGCTGAGCCTGGGCGCCCCGCCCGCCGGGCCGGTGGCCGGTGGCGGCCATGACTGA
- the vioC gene encoding arginine beta-hydroxylase, Fe(II)/alpha-ketoglutarate-dependent — MSNLTDQSTPGYTLTADEASSIAELDLELASSYPSFGDSVLLRDLPRLAARLPEGVQHFLRDFKLADRHGHAVIRGHDFDQLRIGPTPDHWRGRGRPGPEFPEELLLMLYSALLGEPFGWATQQDGHLVHDIFPIRQHENDQLGMGSKELLTWHTEDAFHPYRSDYLILGALRNPDHVPTTVGELDLSSLSAEDIDILFEPRFYIAPDESHLPKNNTIASEEEAARFTTIQRMIDERPLGPLLYGSRLDPYMRLDPYFTSVPEDDTEARRAYDALFKVVDAGMREVVADQGDVLFIDNHRAVHGRLPFQARYDGTDRWLKRVCVTTDLRRSREMRATAATRLLG; from the coding sequence ATGTCGAACCTCACCGACCAGTCCACACCCGGCTACACCCTGACCGCCGACGAGGCATCCTCCATCGCGGAACTCGACCTCGAACTGGCGTCCTCCTACCCGTCCTTCGGCGACTCCGTGCTGCTGCGCGACCTACCGCGGCTCGCGGCCCGGCTGCCCGAAGGCGTGCAGCACTTCCTGCGCGACTTCAAGCTGGCCGACCGCCACGGCCACGCCGTGATCCGCGGTCACGATTTCGACCAGCTGCGCATCGGCCCCACCCCCGACCACTGGCGGGGCCGCGGACGGCCCGGTCCGGAGTTCCCCGAAGAGCTGCTGCTGATGCTGTACTCGGCGCTGCTCGGCGAGCCCTTCGGCTGGGCCACACAGCAGGACGGGCACCTCGTGCACGACATCTTCCCGATCCGCCAGCACGAGAACGACCAGCTCGGCATGGGCAGCAAGGAGCTGCTGACCTGGCACACCGAGGACGCCTTCCACCCCTACCGCAGCGACTACCTGATCCTCGGCGCGCTGCGCAACCCCGACCACGTGCCCACCACGGTCGGTGAGCTGGACCTGTCCTCCCTGTCGGCCGAGGACATCGACATCCTCTTCGAGCCGCGGTTCTACATCGCGCCCGACGAGTCGCACCTGCCGAAGAACAACACGATCGCCTCCGAGGAGGAGGCGGCCCGGTTCACCACCATTCAGCGCATGATCGACGAGCGGCCGCTCGGCCCGCTGCTCTACGGCTCTCGGCTGGACCCGTACATGCGCCTCGACCCGTACTTCACCTCCGTACCCGAGGACGACACCGAGGCCCGGCGGGCGTACGACGCACTGTTCAAGGTGGTCGACGCCGGGATGCGGGAAGTGGTCGCGGACCAGGGCGACGTGCTCTTCATCGACAACCACCGGGCCGTGCACGGCCGGCTGCCGTTCCAGGCCCGCTACGACGGCACCGACCGCTGGCTGAAGCGGGTCTGCGTGACGACGGACCTGCGCCGCTCCCGCGAGATGCGGGCCACGGCCGCCACCCGGCTCCTGGGCTGA